In Desmonostoc muscorum LEGE 12446, the genomic window ATTAGAAGCCCAAGTGTTAGATAAACTTTTGCATTCTCGGCAAGGCAAAACTACAATTATAATTAGCCACCGTCCTCGAGTTATCCGGCGTGCAGATTTTATTGTCTTATTAGATAAAGGGCAGTTAAAAATGCAAGGTGTTTTAGAAGAAATGCAAGTTATATCTGGAGAACACCTGGATTTTTTAACACCTTAAATAAGGGATGCACTTGCAAGTGCTGTATCAACGAATTTACAAAAAAAAGGGAACAGGGAAGAGGGAACTCTTAACTGATAAGAAACTAAAGTTTCAGAGTAGAATGGCACTAAGAAAAGCTGAAACACTTGTGGTTTAAGCAGTTTGCAATTGCTTTCGTAATTCGTGCCGAGGTTTCGTCATTAAAGGGTAAGCTTTCGGGCGGCGTTTACGGACTCGTGGTTCACTTCTGCCAGGGCGTAGTTTACCGCCGCAGGCATCGCTCACAGCTTTGTGAGCAATAACTTTAAGAGGATGTTTGAAAAGTCATCTAACGTATGTTTGACTACTCTGGCTATGCTAGAAGTTGAACGAGATAATGGGGGTTCTGGAATTCGCGTTCGCTTCTGTGAGTTGCATTTAAGGCTCAATCTGACACTTTTCAAACAACCTCTAAGTCCCACTATTTGGTTGAACTTATACAATCTTTGAGATTAAACCAGTTGAATATCTAAATTAGTTTGAAAACCAATAGGCTTATTTTCTAGAATGGCAAATCTAGATTCTTGGAAGAACAGAGAACCATTTAGGGGATCATAACTGAAGTCGCTAATGGAAATAGCACCAAAACCTGCTTGAGAAATCTGGATTTTGTCACCTTCAACAGCTTTGAAATCTTTGATAATATCAACACCCTCTAATACATTGGTAAAAACAAATTTATCTGCACCTAGTCCCCCAGTGAGAGTATCTGTACCTAACCCACCAGCAAGTGTATCGTTCCCGCTCTTACCAGAAAGTGTATCGTTTCCGCCATTGCCAAATAATACATTATTTTGCCTATCTCCAACAATGGTGTCACTTTGATTTGTACCTTTAACATTATCAAAGTTTATAAATTTGAATTCAACTGTGCCTATGTTAGGAACATTATTAATTACAAAACTTTGACTTTCAAGGTTAACGTTAACTGATGCATCTCCAACTAAAAAGGGTGCTGAAGGAGCAATTGAGGCATCGATAGTGTTATTTGCAACGCTAGCATCAACAACAAGATTTTCAAAATTACCAAGTAAATCTCTACCTAGTCCACCACCTTTTTGAAGAGTTCCATCAATGAAAATGGTAGAGCTTACACCTATTTTGCTGTAATCAGCCGTATCAGTACCATCTCCACCATTTAAGGTATCGTTGCCTGCACTGCCTCTAATAATGTCATTGCCGCCGCTACCAGATAATTCATTATCAGCAGCATCACCAGTAATAGTGTCTTTTTGATTTGTACCAATTACATTCACAAAATTTTTCACACTGACTATTATTGGTGGTGAACCGACAACTCTTATTTCTAGTCTTTCTTTGGATAAATCAGCTACTATCGATACATTTGTACTGTCAGTAGTTGCATCAATAATATTAGTCTGTCCTCTAGCACCAATAACAGTTTCAAAGAAATCTCTAAACGTATCAGTTCCAATTACGCCTTTTTGAATCACCACTGGTTGAAGTGTTACAGGTTGTTCTAAGTCACTGTAATCAATGGTATCCCTACCATCTCCACCAGTAATCGTATCATCCCCTGCACTAGCGATAATTCTGTCATCCCCAGCAGTTCCGATCAAAATATCGTCCCCATCAGTACCTATAATTGTTGCCATAATCTTGCTTTACCTGTTTTTGAGTAACTGCTGTATACTAGCTTACTATCTGCTGTATTTTCTTGAAAAAATGTTGCAGAATATAGCTATTAACTAAGATTTCCCCGCAGACATTCTGGTCTTGGAGCGACCACAACGTATGCAGAAACTCAAGGTTGCAGCGAATTCAGGGCAGAATTCGGGGTTTGATTTCTTGCAAGAGTGTTGGAATGATGATCCCGCGAAAGCAGATTGTGATCAAGAAATTGCTGGCGAAGTTTCCGCAGTGGGGGATTGCTTGTGTGGATGGGGTGTTGGTTGTTTGGGAAAGGTAAAAATCACACTGCCTCAGGATAGCGTGTAGCTAAAGCAATTGCTGCTTGACCTTTTTGAATTCAAAATTCAAAATAAAGAAGAAATAAAATTACGATCATACTTGTGACTTAAAGGAAATGTTTGCCGCAATGGCAAGCTTTTACTTTAATTTGATTGTGGCTTCTTGATACTTTAAACAGTATCTAGTAGTCTATGAGACAAAAATTGCTGTAACTCTGATAAAAATCTCAATAATTAAGTATAATTATTTACAATATGGTCAATGAACAAGCGGCAAAATTTTAGTTTTATTCTGAACAAGCGGCAGAATTTTACTTTAAATAGTGGAGAAAACTCACTGTCTCCCTCGATGGCGATCGCAACCGAAATAGTTCAGTTTTAACTAAAATGTTGCCATGAGTTCAAAATCTAGGTAAAAGCTTGCCGTTTGTTCTGAACACTTTTTCAGTAAATATGCTTGGTTTAAGGAAGTTTGATAATAATTCCAGCCATTTTTACCCTATAAACCAACAGGCTACTGTCTAAAGTATGAGATTACCGGAGTGAAATTAAAGTAAAAGCTTGCCGTTGCGGCAAACAATTCCTTTAAGTCACATGCTTTGGCTCTGATTGCGCCCAGTTAAGAGCTTCAGTCTCCGAAATTCCAAGTTCGGTCGCTGTGGGCAGGTTGGGAGTCACTACTACCCTTGTATGAGAGGACTTTCACCTCTATCTCAGGTTTAGTTATGAGGTTTTCAAGGTTCTGTTCCTTGGCGTTCTCACCCTAAGTTATGTATTGGCTTAGGAACGAGTCACACATGCGTTTGCCCTGCACTAACCGACGACCAGTTTTATGAACTTTGTCAACTAAACCGTGATTTTCGCATTGAACGTAATGCTGCTGGAGAATTAGTAATTATGCCCCTACTAGTTCCGAAACCGATCAACATAACTTATTTACCTGAAAATTGCTGTAAAGTAATTTCAATTGCTAAACTTTTCGTGGTTTAGGATATAGCCAAAAGCTAAACAAACGGCTAACTCTAGGCATAACAATATATGTCAACAGCAAAACCATAGTAATCGTAACAATCAACGAAATAATCAAGGGTGGTAAACCACGAAGTAGGGGAACTATAAACGTACTCAACAAATTAATTAACACATATACGGCTCCCCAAGTTAGCAATGCTATTTTGTAGCGCGGTGGAGTTTTCAGTGGTTGACCAGGAAGAGAAAACCAAGCTTCTAATCCACAGATTTGTTGAACATAAGGATCGGATTCAACCAAATGCTTACCTTGATTCAGCCAATATTCGCGATCGCGCGATGTCATCCACACCTTTAAATTTTCATAACCGTCAAACCGGAAGATGATCACATATTCATTTCGCACTCCAAGTTGGGGACGAATTACATTTGTTCCCAGATGACCTATATAGGTTCTAGCAACTCTGGTAATATCTTTCAACCAAGCTTCGTAAGCGCTTTCGCATCCTGGTTTGACAAGTTGTGTAATGACCACGGTTACAAATTGCTCGTCCTGTTCCATCTCCATTAGTTATGTCACCATCAAGTTAATAGTTATAAGTTTTTGTAACCGTAGCATGGTTGAGTCATTCTCAAGTTAAGGAATACCCAGTTTTTCCAACTTCAAGTCGAACAACATTAGCAGGAACAACCCCTGTGGGTGGGGGTAAAAACATTCCACCATTAGTTACAACATAAATTGCAGTGCGTTCACCCTCACTTTGACCAAAAGCCACTGCTGTGCTACCAATTACACCTGACTCGGCTTGAGCAATGATAGTAGTAGTGCGATCGGGCGCAATTCGTATCACACTGTTGTAAATGTGCGTTGCTCCATAAAGGTTGCCTTCTACATCAAAGGCAAAGTCATCAATATTGGTCTGCTCAACAAAAATTTCCGGCTCACCTGGTTTATTAGTACTATCAATAGGAATCCGCAACAGCAACATTTTTTCCGTATTTGAAACGTAGAGGAAATCACCAAAACGCTTCAAGCCATTAGCAGCAGGAAACACGCTCTCCGAATTGCTACGAGCAAGCATTGGATGTTCTAGCCAAATTGATCCACTGGGTTGAGCAACATCAATCAGCCAGATTGCACCACGATAGGAATCTGCTGTCAAATACTGAGTGCCAGAAAGTGGAGTGATGCCATTGAGAAATATTGCGTCTGGCAGTGTCAGCAACGTTTCCACCGTGCCATCACTTTTAACTAGAGAAACGACGGGTATAGAATCACCATTCCAGCCTGTTGCCACCAGATCGCCGTTGGTAGTGAAAGCAAGACCACTTACTTTGCCTTCAACAGTGGCATGAATTTGCTGATTGCCATCTGGGGTAATGCTAACAATCTCGCCGACCTCATGATTACTTACAAAAATTGTGCCATCTGATGCGTAGGCGTAGCCCGCCGCAGGTATCGCTAGATTTTCCAAAAACGTATTGACCGGGAACGAGGTGATAATTTTATCAGGTGCTAA contains:
- a CDS encoding calcium-binding protein, whose amino-acid sequence is MATIIGTDGDDILIGTAGDDRIIASAGDDTITGGDGRDTIDYSDLEQPVTLQPVVIQKGVIGTDTFRDFFETVIGARGQTNIIDATTDSTNVSIVADLSKERLEIRVVGSPPIIVSVKNFVNVIGTNQKDTITGDAADNELSGSGGNDIIRGSAGNDTLNGGDGTDTADYSKIGVSSTIFIDGTLQKGGGLGRDLLGNFENLVVDASVANNTIDASIAPSAPFLVGDASVNVNLESQSFVINNVPNIGTVEFKFINFDNVKGTNQSDTIVGDRQNNVLFGNGGNDTLSGKSGNDTLAGGLGTDTLTGGLGADKFVFTNVLEGVDIIKDFKAVEGDKIQISQAGFGAISISDFSYDPLNGSLFFQESRFAILENKPIGFQTNLDIQLV
- a CDS encoding antibiotic biosynthesis monooxygenase produces the protein MEQDEQFVTVVITQLVKPGCESAYEAWLKDITRVARTYIGHLGTNVIRPQLGVRNEYVIIFRFDGYENLKVWMTSRDREYWLNQGKHLVESDPYVQQICGLEAWFSLPGQPLKTPPRYKIALLTWGAVYVLINLLSTFIVPLLRGLPPLIISLIVTITMVLLLTYIVMPRVSRLFSFWLYPKPRKV
- a CDS encoding SMP-30/gluconolactonase/LRE family protein, producing the protein MGNSADLPSIYADKPIELAPDKIITSFPVNTFLENLAIPAAGYAYASDGTIFVSNHEVGEIVSITPDGNQQIHATVEGKVSGLAFTTNGDLVATGWNGDSIPVVSLVKSDGTVETLLTLPDAIFLNGITPLSGTQYLTADSYRGAIWLIDVAQPSGSIWLEHPMLARSNSESVFPAANGLKRFGDFLYVSNTEKMLLLRIPIDSTNKPGEPEIFVEQTNIDDFAFDVEGNLYGATHIYNSVIRIAPDRTTTIIAQAESGVIGSTAVAFGQSEGERTAIYVVTNGGMFLPPPTGVVPANVVRLEVGKTGYSLT